tacCGAGAATGAGTCATTGACGATCCAAATCACCGTTGTTATTGATAAGGCCAAGAAGGATAAGGTTGTCTGAAGACTCTAGAGAAGAGTATCAACATTGAAAAGGTGTTCTCGAAATTGAAGGATAAGTAGATTGATGAGGCTCTCATAAAGGTCAAGAAGGCCGGTTTTGAGGCGGTGGAGAAGTTTAAAGCTTCGGATGAGTTTTCGGGTAAGCTCTGTGAGTACTACATGGACGATTTTGAACTCTTTCGTAAGTACTTGGCCAAGCATCACCCTGAGTTGGACTTCTCCCAACTTGATATAGAAGAAGTggagaagaaaattttggaggaTCGTCCTTCTGAGGCTACAGCGGAGGATGAGTATATGCCAGGTTTAGCTGGGAGCATCCTTACTGAGGTTGTGCCAGGTGTAATCAAGAGCATCCCTAATGATCCTTCTCTTTCCAGTCttccttgaaaattttttattacctttttgttttgtaaGGAAAGACATTGTTATTTTTGGGGCTCGTTGTTTTGAGCAcgtttatttatttcctttgaACAATATTTTGGGCTTGTCTGTTTTGAGCATATAATTTACTTTGAAGTGTTCCAGTGCCGTGTATGAATGACGACATTGCTATGAATTAACAGCTTCTCTTAAGTCATGTATGAATGACGATGTTGCTAGGAATTAACAACTTTTCTTAAGTCATGTATGAATGAAGGttttgttatgtattaataacttttattaagtCATGTATGAATGACGACTTAGTTATGTATTGATAACTTTTATTAAGTCATGTATGAATGAcaattttgttatgtattaataacttttctCATGCATGAATGGTGTTTGTTAATACGTATTAATACTTTTCTTAAGTCATGTATCAATGACAATTTGGCCATAAAAAATCAGCTATGCATAATTCTTGAATAGTATTTCTGCCCATGTTTTATTGATAGAGAGACAAAATATTCTTTCGTCTATGTAagacaaacaataaaaaaaaaaaaaggaaaaggaaatacATCTAAATAAAAGTAAGCATTTTGAAATACTTGGGGATTCTTACTGATAGTATCTCTTTAAGTGTTCTATGTTCCAGGGACGAGGTAGTTCTTAGCCGTCCAAGGTCTTCAGGTAGTATGATCCTTCTCTAAAATGGCAAGTGACTTGGTAAGGTCTTTCCCATGCTGGACCTAACCTCCCTTAGGACGAGTCCTTTGTTGCTTGCGAGACTTTTCTAAGGACAAGATCAGCTATGTTGAATCTTCTTACCTTCAACTTTTTGTTGTGGTACTTGGCCATTGCTCCCTTGTACTTTTCCATCCACTTCATAGCTTCGTCTCTCACCTCATTGACCAGATCCAAATTGTTGTTGAGTTCTTGTTGGTTCTTCTGCTTTTCATATGTCTTGACCTGGATGTTTGTCAGTCCTACCTCCATTGGTATGATGGCTTCATTTCCGATCGTCTGTctgaatggtgtttctcctatTGGCACTCTTGTGGTTTTTTTGTATGCCCATAAGACATTAGGCAGCTCTTCAAGCCATGCACCCTTTACCCCCTAAAGCtgagttttgataattttgagtaGGCTTCCATTCGTCACTTCAATTTGACCATTAGCCTAAGGGTGTTTGGGAAAAGAGTAGTAGTTCTTCATGCCCaaatttttggcaaaatttttgaaacttggaaTTGTCAAATTGCTTCCCATTGTCTAATATGATTACGTATGGAATGCCAAATCGGCAGATTATGTTCTTCCATACAAAGCTGGTGATCTTGGCTTTTATAATTGTCATTGTTGGCTTAGTTtttacccattttgtgaagtaatcaattgCGACAATGAGGAACTTTTACTGCTTTCTTCCTATAGGGAGTGGTCCCATTATGTCAGTCtcccattgagcaaaaggccatgGAGCGGTTATTAGTGTCATTAGCTCACCTGGTCGTGTTTGGACGTTCACGAAGTGTTGGCATTGATCACAGGTTTTGACGAGGTCATGTGCGTCCTTCTGTAGCATTGGCTAGTAATAACATGCTCTGAGTGCTTTTCCTGCTAGAGATCTTACTCCCGCATGGTTACCATAGATTCCTTCGTGTATCTCCCAAAGTACATAGTTGACATCTTCCTTGTTAGCACAATGGAGATAAGGGAGGGAATGCCCTTGTTTGTATAAGGCGTCGTCAATAATGACGAAGCGAGCAGCTCTGGTCTGCACCTTCCATGCTTCATTCCTGTTTTTTGGGAGTTATCCTTCTTTCAAGTAACATATGATGGGAGTCATCCATTCGTCTTGCTCCTGTATCTTCATCACCTATTCTTCCTTAGTACTGGGTTGTCCCCTTGTTTCCATGCATAATTCAGGGGATAAGCCATGTTCGTCTGACGAGGCAAGTCGTGCTAAGAAATTAGCTTCAGCATTCTTTGGACGAGGGATTTGTTGGAACTCGATACTGTCGAAGTACTGTAGGAGTTCTTTAACGATCTTCAGATACTTCTGCAGTCTTTCTTCCTTCACTTCATAATCTCCTTTTACCTGGCTAATTACAAGCTGAGAATCAACTTGGACGATGAGGATCTTAACTTCAAGCACTCTTACAAGACTCAATCTTGTTAGAAGTGCTTCATACTCGGTTTCGTTGTTGGTTGCTAGGAACTACAATTTGACTGCGTACTGTAGGATTTCTCCTTCTGCTAATATGAGGACCACACCTGCTTCTTCGGCTTTCTTGGTGATGAACCCATTTGTCTGGACCGTCCATTTCTTCTTTTGGAgcacttcttcttcttaagGATAAGTGAATTCTGCAATGAAATTAGCAAGGACCTGGGCTTTGATTGCTACCCAAGGCCGATATTCTATATCGAATTGGCCAAGCTCTATAGCCCATTGGATGAGGCATCCTATTGCATCTATCTTATACATCGTCACCCTGTTGCATCTATCTTATAGATCGTCTTTCTTATCGGTTGGCCTGTCATGACGACGATGGGATGTGCCTGAAAGTAGTGGCGCAGTTTTCTGGAGGCGACTACTAGAGCAAAGGCGATCTTTTCTATTCTTGGGTATTTTTCTTCAGCTCCCTAGAATGCTTGGCTAGTATAGTACACCAACCTCTACACATCCTTTTCTTCCCTGATCAGTGCCGAGCTTACTATTTTATTAGATACTGCCAAATAGAGGTGTAGCTTCTCTCTTGTTACTGAAGGGCTTAACAATGGCAGCTATGATAGGTATTCTTTTAGCTTCCTCAAGGCTTCTTCACATTTGTCAGTCCACTGAAAGGCCTTCTTCAAGAAGACTTTGAAGAAGGGAGGCACTTGTCTGTCACTCGAGAGACAAATCTGTTCAATGTTGCAACTTTTCCTGTTAAGCTATGTACTTCCTTCACTGTCTTTGGGGACTTTATCTCCATTATTGGCTTTATCTTGTCTGGATTAGCCTCTATGCCCCGTTGAGATACCATTAATCCCAAGAACTTCCTTGATGAAACCAGAAAAACACACTTTGTTGGGTTCAGTTTCATCTCATATTTACATAGTTTATGAAAGGTTTCCCTCAAGTCGTCCAAGTGGGCTGATTTGTCATTGCTCTTCACTAGCATGTTATCTATATATACTTCTACATTTCTTCTTATCTAATGAGAGAACATGCAGTTTACCAACCTTTGGTATGTGGCCCCAGTATTCTTCAATctgaaaggcatcaccttgtcaCTACATAACCCTTGGCTAGTGATGAATGCTGTCTTCTTTTGATCTTCCTCGTCCATCATGATCTGATTATAGCCgaagaaggcgtccatgaagcttaagaGCTTGTGTCCAACAGTTGAATCTACCACTTGGTCGATGCTAGGTAAGGGGAAGCTATCCTTAGGGCATGCCTTGTTGAGATCTGTGAAATCGACACACATCCTCCAATTGCTGTTGTTCTTCTTTACCATTACTACGTTGGCTAGCCACTCAGGGAAGAACACTTCCCTTATGAAGCCTACCTCTAGAAGTTTCTCAACCTCTTTTGCTACTGCCTTATTGCATTCAGGCACAAATATTCTTTGCCTCTGTTGCACTGGTCTGCACTTCGGATTAACATTGAGACAATGTTGGATGTCCCCTCTATCGATACCTATCATATCCTTGTGCTTCCAAGTGAAAACGTCTTGGTTCCCCTTAGGAAGTCTGTTATCTTTGTCTTCTCTAAAGTTGAAAGTGTTGAATCTATTTTCAAGACTTTGGACGGATCTCTAAGGACGATCTTAATTTCTTGTGGCACTTTTGACAGTTCGAGGACTGGTTTAGGTTCTTCTATCATCCACATGTTGTTTTCCGTTGATGCAAAGGCGGCTTGATAGCACTCTCTTACGAGGACTTGGTCTCCTTTGATTTCCCCTATGCCGTGGGCTATAGGGAATTTAGCCTTTAGATAATAGGTTGATGTCACCGCTTTCAATTTGTTGAGCATTGGTCATCCAAGGATGACATTGTATATTGATGGACAATATTTCATGAGGAAATCAATCTCCTTGGAGACTTGTGTTGGATAAGTGCCTACAATTACGGTTAGCTTAACAATGCCTTTAGGAATAACCCTGTCCTCGGTGAAACTTACTAGTGGGGAAATGAATGGTCGAAGCCTTTCTTTGTTCAAGTTCATTTGTTGGAAGGCTGGCAGATAGATGATGCCTGCTAAGCTTCCATTGTCTACAAATACCCGATGCATGTTGAATTCTTCCATCCCAAGCATTATAATTAGCGGATTATCATGGGGCTGTCTAACACCACAAACGTCCTTCTTGGAAAAGACAATGTCCGGTTTGCTGTATCTAGGCATTTTTGAAGATGGGAACCGCGAGTGTACGATGTTCACTTCTCTTGCATACGCCTTCTACAGTGATTTGAAAGATCCTCCCACTACCAATCCTCTTGAGTTCATCCTTATTTCTCCTATGGGTGCTTTATTGCCCCTAGTCTCTGGCTCCCTTTCTGTTGTCTTCTATACGGTTCCATTCTCCGTACaaacttttgtaattttcccTAACGAATTAAGGTTTCTACTTGGTCCTTCAGATGCCTGCATTCATTAGTGcgatgcccatggtcctgatggaATCTATAATACTTACTTTTGTCTTTTACTTCTGTTGGAGCATGAATGGGTTTGGGCCATTACAATGAAGGTTCGCCTTTTATCTACATCAATACTTGCTCAATAGGCATCACTAGGGGAGTGAAGCTAGTAAACTTAGGCCTTTGATCTAGGAGGTTCTTCTTTTTGTCCAACATATGCCCAGTACCTCGTGTCTCCGTCTTCCTATCAAGGTTATGATTGGTTCCTTAGTCTCGTTTCCTTTTGGTTGCCGCACCTTTAGCGGTCACAGCATCCTATGCATTCATATATTTTTGGGCCTTGTGAAGTAGTTCTGCCACTGTTTTTGGCGAACTTATGGtgattaagaagaagaaatctccTGGTAGCAACCTTGCTTGGAAGGTTGTTAGGATGACTTGATCTCCTGCTTCGTCCATTTGTAGCAATTCTTTATTGAAGTGTGTCACATATTGCCTCAGTGATTCTCCCTCTGCCTGACGTGTGTTGAGAAGATGCCCAGTTGGCTTCTTGTGTCATTGTCCTCCAATGAAATGACGAACAAAGCCTTTGCTGAGTTAGTCGAAGTTTGCGATGGTGCCTGAGGGTAGCTTGCCAAACCACATCCTGGCTGCACCCTTTAGCATTGTTGGGAAGGCTTTGCACATTACTTCGTCTAGGGTCATCTGCAAAAGTATCAAAGTTTTGAACGACTCGATGTGATCCAAGGGATCTCTTGAGCCATTAAAGAACTCTAGTTGGGGAAGGTGAAACTTTGGTGGGAGTGGATGGTTCAATACTTCTATGGTGAATGGTGAATTTGTCCTTCGAATCATTCCATCTAGGTTATCTACGGCTTTGTCTTTTACTACATTCCTGAGTTCGTCCATCTCCCTCCTCATACTATGAAGCCTGTTCTCCATTTTGGACGAGTTTTCTTCTGACGTTCTCGTCCTCCTATTGGCCTGGCTATTCGATTCTTTTTCATTATGGTTTCCTTCAATCCTCCGACGCTCTTCTTCAttctgattctccatagtccgCTGTCGTTCCTCATTTTGGGATTCAGAGGCTTTCCTTAGTTCTTCATTTTGGCGAGTCACTTCTTCCAAGCTGGCTATCAGGGCTTGAATTTATTGTGCAGCTTGTTCGACATCCATCTCATGGTATGAGGTTCTATTTTGTCACTTAAGGAAGATGGCTTGAATGATTGGCGTTCCCCATAGACGATGCCAAACTAATGATGAGAAAAATCGCCAAGTTGAGGACCTCGTCGCACTAAATGGACGATCCCGAGGTTGGTCGTGTCTCCGGTGAAAACTTGCAAGAAAGCTTGGGAAAGAAGTGTAATACATCGGTGTGGTGTTTGTCAAAAACACTCTGATGCTTAAGTCAAAAAGGGAGAAAGTTGTTTAGAGAGAAATTGACTTGGAGAGGTTTTTGGATGAGTATTTGTGTGTACCTTTGGATTATGTTGTCCCTCTCTTTTATAGTTGTTTCTTGTCTTAATGGGTAATAAATCCCAGCATTTGTGAGCAACAACTAGTATGTCATTAATGGAGGCTCTGAAGTACACAACTCACTTGTTACCATTACTCCATCCGTTACGTTTCCTCATCAATGGGTGCAATAAATGTGTAACGTTCGTTTGGGTCGTCATTAACATGGAATGATGATCCCATGTTATTTTCGACTCATCAGTTTGTGTCTCTTGTTTTTCCATAATTGTTTGTATCTATTGTCATTCTAtagtgtttttgtctttgtgtCTTTCACATTCtagaattttctattttgaattGAAGAGTCATTAGAATAAAGATAACTCTTGTAATTCCACTTGGTTTGAAACTCTATAAATGGCCGTAGAGATGTGGTGTGAATGTGGgtgagagaaaaatataaagagtgaaaggaaaaaagttGTAGAGAGTACTCAAGGTCGCAacctaatattttttagagtaaGAGAAAAAGTATTGGAGAGTGCTTAAGGCAACAACCTTATTTGTGAGACTttttgttagggtcatattttctatttactggcttattctttgacaaaacacactttacttttatttaggTAGATTTAAGTTGAgtttaatgtatcaagaagTATGTTGCTTAGCTAcatcaagtggtatcattaaagacatgaagattgatccaacaaacaagtgaagaaaaactggttcattaaagcttgacactAATCTCGACACTAGCATCTATAGAGAATTGATGagaagctcgacacaagctcaATTTATCGAGAATTATGATTTTAGAAATctcagatctgaaatttggccTATGATGATTTagatgattagggtttctttttctaCAACACTAGGCCATATAAAATGCTTATTTTAAAGTCATCAAAGTTACAGAGATTCAATTAAAGAACTCATACACTCTATGagaagctactgcatttgtgcgccttaggattttgtaaccaagtgcttcttgatcttcaacGTGATTTgaagtaaagaactttgcagccaacaatcaaTTAGTTGCTAgaattagtcacgtactgggatccgtgcatgcGAATAAgtctactacaagatcaagtccaattaaGTATTAGAGCAAAGGTTCAATCataggttggtattttgagaTAGGCTAAGGTAGTGGTAAGATTTTTTATGCTTGTAACTGCTTGATCgttgattagtggatttttgaaagtggtgacctgaaaatcacttggtggggtttttgctttGCGAGAGGCTTTCCCCATTtatcaacaaatcaccgtgtctatttaatttccactgcttattagtttatttggtgatttgttggtgcttCCATGATttacatgtaatttgacctaattaatcaacttgggtaattgaattaattaattagggtCAATCTATAATGCAACACTTTTGTAAAAGCTTGTAGCCTTATTTGTGAGAGCTTTGTAAAAGGTCTTAGCCTTATTTGTGGGAGTTGTACAAGGCCATAGCCTTTGTTGTTGAGACTTTTGTACATGTTAACAACTTGATTTCTCTTTGTTTGTGAGTTTGAAGTTGTgtctaataaaatattcattcccCTCTATATTGTGAGTGTATAGTTTGTTATTCTCCCTATTAAGGGTTTGCAAAGCCAAGAAAGTAGTATCAAAACTTCTGCCATTCCAACATCAATTACTAAACTGGATTTTGGAGTTCTAATGAAGCTGGCTTGCACAGTATAATTATTGGGTTGAAAGTGGAAACTTGTTTTCTTATTTCACTTAGATTGCAGGAACAaaatacaggaaaaaaaaaaaaacaaaaacccatttacGGTACACTGGTTTATAGTCATTATCAACAATCCTATGCTGTCTCATTTCTTCCAAGCTCCACCTCTCCATGGGCATTCCTACTATCTAAAATCATAGATGGTATCTTATCTCCAGCAAGTACTTCTTTATCTTCCTCGCAAATTTCACTAACCTCTTCCAATGGCTTATAAGTATAAAGCCAACTACATATCACATAATATAAGAGATTTATTACTTGGATGCCACTAACAAGCCAGTAGTAGTATTCCAATCTTCCCCTATTGAGGTTCCTATCAGGAAGCCAGTTGCTTTTCTTGCCTGAATATTTATGAACTAGTGATACCATCAGTGTGCCTATATAGTTTCCCATTGATATTGCTATCCAATAAAGTGCTGCAGCAGTGCTTCTCATGCTTTCAGGTGATTGATCATAAAGAAATTCCAAGTGCCCCACAGACATGAAAACTTCAGCTACCCCATGTAGGCAAAACTGAGGTACCAACCAAAAAATACTAATAGGAATGATTGCTTTTGGATCATCCAATAAGTTGTGATCAGCGGCCACTGCTTTTCTCTTGATTTCAACAAATGATGCAACAACTGTGGTAAGAATGTTAATCACAAAGCCTACACCCATTCTTTGTAGGCATGTGATTCCTGATGGATTTCCAGTGAATCGACGAGCAAAGGGTACAAAGAGACGTTCATACATAACAAGGCCAACGAGCATGGTTATGTTGCCAAAGATAGACATTGAGGCTGGTGGAATTTGGAAGGAGTGAGACAGGTGACGTTCCATAGAGCGAGCTTGTAGAATGGTGAAGCTATGCAGGTGCGAAGATGAGGCAATAAGAGCAATTCCGGCTGCCCATATAGGAAGCATTCGGATAATGCATTTTAATTCCTCGACTCGATGTACAGTGGCAAGCTTCCATAAATTTGGTGGCTTTGAATCTGTTGCATGACTATTTGTAACGAcagcagctttatcaaaccaccTGCAATCATATACATACGAAGCAATTTAGacattcaaattatacatgtcAAAATAATGGTTAGGTAATTGAATTCAACATTTCTTAACAACTTAAGCTTGGGACAAATTTATCAAGCTATCAAAGCAAGTGATTTTAAGTTCAAACTTGTGTCtgctctacctcccatttaaacgATTAAAAATCCTGCATATTGGGCCTCATTTATTTAGAGGAAGAGGAGAATTGTCTTCAGTACATTTGTGTACTTACTGAACAAGATATTAGTAATGATCATTTATGAAGGATATATGGCTAATgcccaaattatttttaaggcATCTCAAAGAAATGAAATAGATTAGTCACTATCAGACGAAATAGCTCTCAAAACGTGCTTTGCCTTACTTGAATTGATTTGTGTGTACAAGCCTTCCATGCAAAGAAAGATCAGCATCGAGCTCTCTATTTTCATACAAGAGAGCAGGGTTTTCTGGTactacttctttccttttcttcacaGCTGCAACAATTACTTGGGCCAATCTAACCAAGGGACTACCCGCAGGTTTGATGTTATTGTAAAGAGGTGAACCCACCAAAAAAGCTATAATTGACAAGGCCATGGCTATGGTTGGAACTCCAAGACCCCAGCCCCAACCTACATTATCTTGGATGTAAACCACAAAAGTCAGGGCAGTTAGTGTTGCCATTCCCATGCTAAAATAGTACCAATTGAACAAATTCCAACTTCTAGCTGTTACACTTGATTTGGTCATGTCAAATTGGTCTGCAGCAAAGGTAACAACACAAGGCCTAATGCCACCTGAGCCAAGAGATGACAGCAGTAGAGAGATGTAGAGGACCCAAAGCTGCAAGCCTGAGGCTTCCTTGCAGTTCACTTGAGTTGGGCATGGTGGAGGGCGGAGCGTTGGCAGAACTGCTGAAATGGTGACGCTAATCAATCCCTGCAATGTGAAGAatgaaaaattgataaacatTCTAAATTTTCACAAGCTAAATATATGCTCATAAGAAACACTAACAATTGCtgttgttttttcaaaaatgtacAAACGCAAGTGACATTGCTTATAGGCATGAGCTCCCCTGGTGATGATAGTTGGGAATTTTTCTGCAGTACTTATCAACATATGGTATTATTATTAAGGACCTTGGCATTTGAGTGCTAAATTGACTATAAGAACTAGTTATATTGCCCCCTGCcccccaaaaaatttcaaagataattgTCAATTTACAACGTTTGTCCCCTCCGAGTTATAACTcgattgttttttatttattttttgttgatatatttatatttttagactTATAATCAACACACTATTATCTCTTTTGTATGTTAAAACTAATGCAAATAACAGAAGGAAAATATTCCGTGTTTAAAcaatgcaataatttttttatgtaataatGTATTCTCCATCATAAGAAATTGTGtaataatcaataaaatattgggataattacataataatataaatttacgTAAGTTGTACTTATTCTATCTACAACAATAAATTAGTGAAATTTCATTTAATAGGATTAGTCTGGATAAGCTATATgtatttttatcacaataagtgacattttgaatttgaaaaataattagaaaaaaaaaaatgtgttcatgcaaattattctttaaagatgaatatatatatatatatatatatatatatatatatatatgtatgtattctatattctatattctatattatagATTGATTAAGTAGTGGTTGAAATGATGTAGATTATGTGGAAAAATTTTAACTATATATGAATGGATTCCTATATGGCCACTACAAAATTTcatacattttcacaataagCTGAAGTCAATCTCATCACTAGTCATaatgaaatgaaatcaaatAAGATTACAGTCAAACTCACAGCTCAAAAGAATGtcattgtaaaaatattgtgaaattttgttataCCATAGACTTTCTCACATGTACTAGAGTTTGCATAAAAATAGTCCAATGAAGAAATAAGTCGACAATGATGCAGATCTTGTACACTAATATAATTTTCTCATTATGGgccaaaatattttctcacaGTTTTCATTATTCTGATTAGCTAAGGAATGAAAGCAGAATGAACtcatcataataaataaaaaaaattacgtgCCTTTAGTTAAACTAGTGTCTTTACGACATTAATGAATAGTTAAATTGTAGCTTTCCTTCTTAATTTATCAGTAAAAGGGATTCTATAAATAATGAACTTTAGATCTGTAAAGCATGGTATTGTTGTTTTTACCAGTTCATAGATTATAGAACCAGCCACGATTGTCCAAAACCGCCCGGCAAAGGAGTCGGCAACTAAAGCACCAAACAATGGCGTGAAATTGGCAGTTCCACCAAAGTTGGTGAGTGTGTTGGAGGCTTGTACCAGCGGCATGTTAAGCTCTTGTGTTAGGTACGTTATCATGTTGGAATGGAAACCAGTTGCTGCAAATTTGTCGCATATTTCATTTGCTGGGAAACAGAGGGGGCAATAGTTAGCATATATACTTGTCTCATGAATTTATAATTATCATTAAAATAGCATGAGAAATTTAGGCATACTTATGTGTCAATATATATTGTGGCACAAAGCTTTCAAGCCTTCAAGATAAgtgataattatttattctaagAGTGATGTTAGGattacaacaaatttttctatataaaccttatgacatcatcaccaccaatcattaaaaaaaaaaaaaaaaacctttaatttGAATATTCATTTAATAATAGTGACatcaatcacattcattatcATCTCAGTACTCACTTCCCTTCGCCCTTATCAAAAATATCCTCCTTTTCAGGATTTTTAAACTCTAAACCTTCTCTTATTGAAGGGGAGGAAATTCCATTCTTGAGGTTAATCTAGCTCATGCAGAAGTTGCTGACTTGTTGTCTGGTACAAGTTCATCTACCGTCCCAAAAAtatctcacaatatttttataataaggTAGGTATCAACCCaccatttttttcaaaaaagaaaaaagtatcgACCCCACCATAGGtcacaataaaatgaaatagaataaaaatatatattacactTAAACCCACCATCCCTAACCACAACTCAAAATAAGGACGTTGAAAAATGTCAGAAGATTTTTGCTATTTCAactagtttttatatttattaataatatttttaataaaaaaattttcaatttcagtaaataAGTAACCCTTAATACttgtttggatacagcttatttGCGTCtgtgttttccctttttttagtagtgcattttagattttttagtGAGTCTGTGCATTATTCACGAGACCCACAAACCACTTTTTtcagtaaaattttaaaacaaaatgagttTCACGATTTTatccatatatttaaaaattattttattaaaataatttcagtttttagtttttaatttttaaggaaatatgcGTTATCCAGACATATGTTTACGCATGCggtattttatgattttcaaaTGCTTAATTTAACTTTTGAACAAGTTGGGAAGGTAAAGACAGAGACCCGTGAACGTTCTGACAACATTCCATTTTCAAACAATGTGGGCCAAACGAAAGgaccattaaaataaaataaaaaataaaaaataaaaaataaaaaataaaaaagaagcagGCTTTCAATTGCATTcagccaagaaaaaaaaaatcttttgctagttttccaaaaaattctAGTGGTCTTACTTTCTTTTGATTGTGTTTGTTCAACAATAGGGGacagccaaaacaaaacacaattcTTGATTGGGAGTTTAGTTTAGTGAAATATTAGGACTATGGTTGTTAAAATCTCGATCTGAATCTTACGATCTTACCATTTTACAATTCTACCTGCTTAAAATGATCTGGATCTTTCAAGGATTTTATTGATCGTTCAGATCGGTAGAATTGTACGATTTTGACGATCTTAAATAACCTTAGTTtcttataatcttttttaatttgataaaagGCTCAAttagactaaaatgaaaaataaaatctcaataaACCAAGTTTTTCCACTCTAATGTAGAGAAAGTATCAGTTggaaccaaataaaaaatatcccaATAGTcacattttgaggtttttgacCTCTTTAAATGGTGCTTACAAATGGTTGTAGTGATGTATAATAATTATAtcaatgaatgtataatttatgtgatcatttaacataccaatgtgtattttttgtttttttcttaaataatggAAGATCTTACAATTTACTATCCGATCCTATCCATAATCCCATCTACCTCCtacgatcctacgtaggattCGATTCTGACAACCTTGATTAGACCACTACTAATGTATAGTACCAAGGCAGCTTAATTGCATTTGGATCAA
The Quercus lobata isolate SW786 chromosome 10, ValleyOak3.0 Primary Assembly, whole genome shotgun sequence DNA segment above includes these coding regions:
- the LOC115963887 gene encoding protein NRT1/ PTR FAMILY 3.1-like, whose protein sequence is MEYLEKENMANVDQKQEKIEDEKKIIMRKKKKKLGGIKTMPFIFANEICDKFAATGFHSNMITYLTQELNMPLVQASNTLTNFGGTANFTPLFGALVADSFAGRFWTIVAGSIIYELGLISVTISAVLPTLRPPPCPTQVNCKEASGLQLWVLYISLLLSSLGSGGIRPCVVTFAADQFDMTKSSVTARSWNLFNWYYFSMGMATLTALTFVVYIQDNVGWGWGLGVPTIAMALSIIAFLVGSPLYNNIKPAGSPLVRLAQVIVAAVKKRKEVVPENPALLYENRELDADLSLHGRLVHTNQFKWFDKAAVVTNSHATDSKPPNLWKLATVHRVEELKCIIRMLPIWAAGIALIASSSHLHSFTILQARSMERHLSHSFQIPPASMSIFGNITMLVGLVMYERLFVPFARRFTGNPSGITCLQRMGVGFVINILTTVVASFVEIKRKAVAADHNLLDDPKAIIPISIFWLVPQFCLHGVAEVFMSVGHLEFLYDQSPESMRSTAAALYWIAISMGNYIGTLMVSLVHKYSGKKSNWLPDRNLNRGRLEYYYWLVSGIQVINLLYYVICSWLYTYKPLEEVSEICEEDKEVLAGDKIPSMILDSRNAHGEVELGRNETA